Proteins encoded within one genomic window of Borrelia parkeri:
- the arcA gene encoding arginine deiminase, producing the protein MQYLKPISVFSEIGRLKRVLLHRPGEELENLTPSIMQRLLFDDIPYLEVARQEHDAFADILRNNGVEVVYIEDLISETISQCDSLKDQFISQFILEAGIRTENKTQALKNYFYNMSVNDMISKMIAGVTRDDLKNYKSDSLNSLVNSEYPLIIDPMPNILFTRDPFASIGHGVTINRMQTRVRRRETIFAEYIFKYHPIYRDNVPIWYTRDEDTTLEGGDELVLSRDVLAIGVSERTESESVEKVARKLFEQKTSFSTILAFQIPQSRAYMHLDTVFTQIDHTTFTSFTSDDMKFTIYALTYDLGSGNIKVKSEKAKLEDILGFYLGSKVNMIKCAGGDLIHGAREQWNDGANTLAIAPGEVIVYSRNHVTNRLLEEFGIKVYKIPSSELSRGRGGPRCMSMPLIREDI; encoded by the coding sequence ATGCAGTATTTAAAACCAATAAGTGTATTCTCAGAAATAGGTCGTTTAAAGAGAGTGTTGCTACATAGACCAGGAGAAGAATTGGAAAATCTGACTCCTTCAATAATGCAAAGGTTATTGTTTGATGATATTCCTTATCTTGAAGTGGCAAGGCAAGAACACGATGCTTTTGCGGATATTTTAAGAAATAATGGAGTTGAAGTTGTCTATATTGAGGATTTAATTAGTGAAACTATTTCTCAGTGTGATAGTCTCAAAGATCAATTTATATCACAATTTATTCTTGAAGCAGGGATTAGGACTGAGAATAAGACCCAAGCTTTGAAAAATTATTTTTATAATATGTCTGTTAATGACATGATTTCAAAAATGATAGCTGGGGTTACAAGGGATGATCTTAAAAATTATAAATCTGATTCTCTGAACTCTTTAGTAAACAGTGAATATCCTTTAATTATTGATCCTATGCCCAATATACTCTTTACGAGGGATCCTTTTGCGAGTATTGGTCATGGTGTAACAATAAATAGGATGCAAACTAGGGTTAGACGTAGGGAAACAATATTTGCAGAGTATATTTTTAAATACCATCCTATTTATAGAGACAATGTTCCTATATGGTATACTAGAGATGAAGATACCACCTTGGAAGGTGGGGATGAGTTAGTTCTAAGTCGTGATGTTTTGGCTATTGGTGTTTCTGAGAGAACTGAATCTGAATCTGTTGAAAAAGTAGCCCGTAAACTTTTTGAACAAAAAACATCTTTTAGTACTATTTTAGCTTTTCAAATCCCACAAAGTAGGGCTTATATGCATCTAGATACGGTTTTTACTCAAATAGATCATACTACTTTTACAAGTTTTACTAGTGATGATATGAAATTTACCATTTATGCTTTGACTTATGATTTGGGTTCTGGCAATATTAAAGTTAAAAGTGAAAAGGCTAAATTGGAGGATATTTTAGGCTTCTATCTTGGAAGTAAGGTTAATATGATAAAGTGTGCTGGAGGGGATTTAATTCATGGAGCAAGGGAACAGTGGAATGATGGTGCTAACACTTTAGCAATAGCACCTGGAGAAGTAATAGTTTATTCTAGGAATCATGTAACTAATAGATTGCTTGAGGAATTTGGGATTAAAGTTTATAAAATACCTTCTAGTGAGCTTTCACGAGGAAGAGGAGGCCCTAGATGTATGTCTATGCCTTTAATAAGGGAAGATATTTAG
- the arcC gene encoding carbamate kinase — translation MSKRIVISLGGNALEGGEGTFCDQLAKIESSVCEIVDLIEYGYEVIISHGNGPQVGRILLENEMCKETPLAPLDVCVGMSQGMIGYYIEQALRNEMCKRGIRRGVVVVLTQVLVDKEDECFKKPSKPIGPFYDKIRAEELERKGYILREDSGRGYRRVVASPKPIEIIEIEEISELMNKGFIVIACGGGGIPVIRDNIGIIKGINGVIDKDFASSRLGQDIGADKLLIVTAVDQVALNFGKKDEILLDKVNVVDLERYIGEGHFAAGSMLPKVEASIGFVKSKGNREAIITSLNKVIEGINGVGGTMITR, via the coding sequence ATGAGTAAAAGAATTGTAATAAGTCTTGGGGGGAATGCATTAGAAGGTGGAGAAGGAACATTTTGTGATCAATTGGCAAAAATAGAGAGCAGTGTATGTGAGATAGTAGATTTGATAGAGTATGGTTATGAGGTAATTATTAGTCATGGTAATGGCCCTCAAGTAGGAAGGATTTTGCTAGAGAATGAGATGTGTAAAGAGACCCCATTGGCACCGCTTGATGTGTGTGTTGGTATGAGTCAAGGGATGATAGGGTATTATATTGAGCAGGCACTGCGGAATGAGATGTGTAAGCGAGGAATTAGACGGGGAGTAGTAGTAGTGCTTACGCAAGTTTTGGTAGATAAAGAAGATGAGTGTTTTAAGAAACCTAGCAAGCCTATTGGACCATTTTATGATAAGATAAGAGCGGAAGAGCTTGAACGTAAGGGATATATTTTAAGAGAAGATAGTGGAAGAGGTTATAGGCGCGTGGTAGCATCGCCTAAGCCAATTGAGATTATAGAAATTGAAGAGATAAGTGAATTGATGAACAAAGGATTTATAGTAATTGCGTGTGGAGGTGGTGGTATTCCTGTTATAAGAGATAACATAGGAATTATTAAAGGAATAAATGGAGTAATTGATAAGGACTTTGCGTCATCTAGATTAGGACAAGATATTGGAGCAGATAAGTTATTGATAGTTACTGCTGTTGATCAGGTAGCATTAAATTTTGGCAAAAAGGATGAAATTTTACTTGACAAGGTAAATGTTGTTGATTTAGAGAGATATATAGGAGAAGGACATTTTGCAGCAGGGTCTATGTTGCCTAAAGTAGAGGCAAGTATTGGATTTGTAAAGTCTAAAGGAAATAGGGAGGCAATTATTACATCACTGAATAAAGTTATTGAAGGAATAAATGGTGTGGGAGGCACGATGATAACTAGATAG
- a CDS encoding HAD family hydrolase, with the protein MGKKEKIIALIFDFDDTLIYGNMQQVLFDEYNVDASLFWDEVKKLSITYNKNHFNIIANEMIYLSHFLTYVKEGIFKGLNNKILFELGSKLRFFEGVLSLFKEIDEINRSLKKSDTVINIYIVSSGFRQMILGSSIAPYVTKVWACEFIDTYLMPFYQNLDNKFSGNVVLSSVCYFVDHTIKTRVIFELNKGSYDKINKRIPKGRREIPFENMFYIADGFNDIPAFEILNNSLNHYKNTLTVYHGNDENAKRLVKEKRVGDLAEANYSKGTKLYNWIMEKIHLNI; encoded by the coding sequence ATGGGTAAAAAAGAAAAGATTATAGCTTTGATATTTGATTTTGATGACACTTTAATTTATGGTAATATGCAACAGGTACTTTTTGATGAGTATAATGTTGATGCTAGTTTATTTTGGGATGAAGTTAAAAAATTATCTATTACTTATAACAAAAATCATTTTAATATCATTGCTAATGAAATGATATATTTGTCACATTTTTTAACATATGTCAAGGAAGGTATTTTTAAAGGCTTAAATAATAAAATATTATTTGAATTGGGCTCAAAATTGAGATTTTTTGAAGGAGTTCTTTCTTTGTTTAAAGAAATCGATGAAATAAATCGAAGTTTAAAGAAATCAGATACTGTGATAAATATTTATATTGTTTCAAGTGGTTTTAGGCAGATGATTTTGGGCAGTAGTATTGCTCCATATGTTACTAAGGTTTGGGCTTGTGAATTTATAGACACATACCTTATGCCTTTTTATCAGAATTTAGATAATAAGTTTTCAGGAAATGTTGTTTTAAGTAGCGTATGTTATTTTGTAGATCATACAATAAAAACCCGGGTAATTTTTGAGCTAAATAAGGGATCTTATGATAAAATTAATAAGAGGATTCCTAAAGGTAGAAGAGAGATTCCTTTTGAAAATATGTTTTATATTGCAGATGGTTTTAATGATATTCCAGCCTTTGAAATTTTGAATAACAGTTTAAATCATTATAAAAATACATTGACGGTTTATCATGGAAATGATGAAAATGCTAAGAGGCTGGTTAAAGAGAAAAGAGTAGGGGATTTAGCGGAAGCTAATTATAGTAAGGGAACTAAGTTATATAATTGGATAATGGAAAAGATTCATTTAAATATATGA
- a CDS encoding phosphoglucomutase, with product MLKKYILNMTNLRDAINEMILSPSGFRKIFAKSKNENSIEYEINDDDKILVALITLTISNYFKDKPKKYINVGLDSRATGIIISEIIIKTLILNNNNVNFFGILPIPEILAYTKEHQNSKGFIYISASHNPTGYNGIKIGLNDGGVLNSNEIKKIICQIRSNIENETLINNLITSLQKFNTNALHLKTYEAIITSQARHKTQSYNSYKSLMQQIIYSDTHNQKNIDILKKTIKKEPIGIIGEMNGSSRINSIDREMIESLGIKLEFYNTEIGIFKHGMTPEGASLNMCKQILEQKFKNDNSFKLGYVPDCDGDRGNLVAILKKEQASIITPQKIFALSVLSELSYLYHTGIKDNLAVVVNDATSLNIEKIASLFNNTKVYRVEVGEANLTEMADLLRKKGLIVKILGEGSNGGNITYPSKVRDPLTTLFSIIKLLKIKNLYKIWCSISKNSYNEHYTLEDILKTINFYSNVEVSSEKAMLKIKVENQEILKTNYEKLLEKEFNNNNTVLHKLPIHNYEIINYEGIKQNISRTGDSSGGLKVLFKNNKHEIIASLWFRGSKTEPIFRVLSEVISEHNDLLYPLLDFHTDLIHSANSLI from the coding sequence ATGCTAAAAAAGTATATATTAAATATGACAAATCTAAGAGACGCTATTAATGAAATGATACTTTCTCCTTCAGGATTTAGAAAGATATTTGCAAAATCAAAAAATGAAAATTCAATAGAATATGAAATCAATGATGACGACAAAATATTGGTTGCTCTTATAACCCTTACAATATCAAATTATTTTAAAGATAAACCAAAAAAATATATCAATGTTGGATTAGATTCAAGAGCAACTGGAATTATAATCTCAGAGATTATAATTAAAACCTTAATTTTAAACAATAACAATGTAAATTTTTTTGGAATACTCCCAATACCAGAAATCTTAGCTTATACAAAAGAACATCAAAATTCAAAAGGATTTATATACATTTCTGCCAGTCATAATCCTACAGGATATAATGGCATTAAAATTGGATTAAATGATGGAGGCGTGCTAAATTCAAATGAAATAAAGAAAATAATATGTCAGATCAGATCCAACATTGAAAATGAAACTTTAATAAACAATCTAATAACAAGCTTACAAAAGTTTAATACCAATGCTCTGCACTTAAAAACATATGAAGCAATTATCACCTCACAGGCTAGACATAAAACACAATCTTATAACTCATATAAGTCATTAATGCAGCAAATAATATATTCAGACACACATAATCAAAAAAATATTGACATACTAAAAAAAACTATCAAAAAAGAACCTATAGGAATCATAGGAGAGATGAATGGTAGTTCTCGCATTAACTCAATTGATAGGGAAATGATTGAATCTTTGGGAATAAAATTGGAATTTTATAACACAGAAATTGGTATCTTTAAGCATGGGATGACTCCTGAGGGGGCATCTTTAAACATGTGTAAACAAATATTAGAACAAAAATTTAAGAATGACAATTCTTTCAAGTTAGGATATGTCCCTGATTGTGATGGAGACAGAGGCAATTTGGTCGCAATTTTAAAAAAAGAACAAGCAAGTATCATTACACCACAAAAAATATTTGCACTCTCAGTACTCTCAGAGCTTAGCTACCTTTACCATACGGGAATTAAAGACAATTTAGCTGTCGTAGTTAATGATGCAACCTCACTAAACATTGAAAAAATAGCCTCGTTATTTAACAACACAAAAGTTTATAGAGTTGAGGTTGGTGAAGCTAACTTAACAGAAATGGCTGACCTTTTACGTAAAAAAGGATTAATAGTAAAAATTTTGGGAGAAGGATCAAATGGAGGAAATATTACATACCCTTCAAAAGTAAGAGACCCACTAACAACTCTCTTTAGCATCATAAAATTGCTTAAAATTAAAAATCTTTACAAAATATGGTGCTCAATATCTAAGAATTCATATAATGAACACTACACTCTTGAGGATATATTAAAGACAATCAATTTTTATAGCAATGTAGAAGTATCATCAGAAAAAGCCATGCTTAAAATAAAAGTAGAAAATCAAGAAATACTAAAAACCAACTACGAAAAATTATTAGAAAAAGAATTCAACAATAATAATACCGTATTACACAAATTACCAATACATAATTATGAAATTATAAATTATGAGGGTATCAAGCAAAACATCTCTAGAACAGGTGACTCATCAGGGGGGCTTAAAGTTTTATTTAAAAATAATAAACATGAAATAATTGCTAGTTTATGGTTCCGTGGTTCAAAAACAGAACCAATATTTAGAGTATTAAGTGAGGTCATATCTGAACATAATGATTTACTATATCCTCTCTTAGATTTTCATACAGATTTAATACACTCGGCTAACTCTTTAATCTAA
- a CDS encoding YfcC family protein: protein MVKKNKIPSSFTIVFSLIVFMTILTYIVPAGEFSKETREVNGNLQEVVVAGTYHTVERASRGFLDGIFIILTAMAKGMEHAVEVIVFVLIVGGAYGVILGTGAVDAGIAAAIKKMGNKDKLLIPFMMFIFSIGGTTTGMYEETLPFYLIMIPLVIALGYDNIVAVAIIGLGAGVGTMASTINPFATGIASAIAGIEIKDGFYFRIILYIVSVSVAIVYVLVYAIRVKNDPKRSIVYEQREGHYNLFVKGKMGDKENDMPEFTNRRKMVLVLYGVMIVFLIYSILELGWWMQEMTMLYLGTAILSAFICKMSELKMWETFVEGAKDMMTAALIIGMARGVMIVADEGMITGTILNAASEFLYGVPKGLFIVLNELVQMCIGFIVPSSSGHASLTMSMMAPLADFLDMPRSSVVLGMQTASGLVNLLTPTSGVIMAVLGIARISYGSWFKFVMPIFVIEFVICILVIMANVYL, encoded by the coding sequence ATGGTTAAGAAGAATAAAATACCAAGTAGTTTTACGATAGTATTTTCTTTAATAGTGTTTATGACTATATTAACTTATATAGTTCCTGCTGGTGAATTTTCTAAAGAAACGAGGGAAGTTAATGGAAATTTACAAGAAGTTGTTGTGGCGGGAACTTATCATACAGTAGAAAGGGCTTCTCGGGGATTTTTAGATGGTATTTTTATTATTTTAACAGCAATGGCTAAAGGAATGGAGCATGCTGTTGAAGTTATTGTATTTGTTTTGATTGTTGGTGGAGCTTATGGAGTGATTTTAGGAACCGGTGCGGTTGATGCAGGGATAGCTGCAGCAATTAAAAAAATGGGAAATAAGGATAAACTTTTGATACCATTTATGATGTTTATTTTCTCCATAGGAGGAACTACAACGGGTATGTATGAAGAGACACTTCCATTTTATCTTATTATGATTCCATTAGTAATAGCCTTGGGCTATGATAATATTGTAGCTGTTGCAATTATTGGATTGGGAGCTGGTGTTGGAACCATGGCATCTACTATTAATCCATTTGCTACAGGTATAGCATCAGCGATAGCTGGTATTGAAATAAAGGATGGTTTTTATTTCCGTATTATTTTGTATATAGTTTCTGTGTCTGTAGCTATAGTGTATGTGTTGGTATATGCGATTAGGGTAAAGAATGATCCTAAGAGGTCTATAGTGTATGAACAAAGGGAAGGGCATTATAATCTATTTGTTAAAGGTAAGATGGGGGATAAGGAAAATGATATGCCTGAATTTACAAATAGACGAAAGATGGTATTGGTATTATATGGAGTGATGATTGTATTTTTAATATATAGTATTTTGGAGCTTGGTTGGTGGATGCAAGAGATGACGATGTTATATCTTGGTACAGCAATTTTATCAGCGTTTATATGTAAAATGAGCGAATTAAAGATGTGGGAAACTTTTGTAGAGGGAGCTAAAGATATGATGACAGCAGCGCTTATTATAGGCATGGCTCGAGGAGTGATGATAGTAGCTGATGAGGGAATGATTACAGGAACTATATTAAATGCAGCATCAGAATTTTTATATGGAGTACCTAAAGGTCTATTTATAGTGTTAAACGAACTTGTACAAATGTGTATAGGGTTTATTGTTCCTTCATCATCAGGACATGCAAGTTTGACAATGTCAATGATGGCTCCATTGGCTGATTTTTTAGACATGCCAAGGTCATCAGTTGTGTTGGGTATGCAAACAGCATCAGGTCTAGTTAATTTATTAACACCAACAAGTGGAGTTATAATGGCTGTATTGGGTATAGCAAGAATTAGTTATGGTAGTTGGTTTAAATTTGTAATGCCAATATTTGTGATTGAATTTGTAATATGTATTTTAGTGATAATGGCAAATGTATATTTATAA
- a CDS encoding AI-2E family transporter, with product MSLELKPTDRLKFVKLQSVFYVVALIVMLIAILKIAQTIFKPLAIAVVLGFLVYPIYTFLKKLKIPRVLIVFIIFFVLFLFSYLVFSFVYYSVTVLIDQLPYYQKQLIFIMVDILEKYKLDSSIISNIDFSKYIYPFLTRISNEIIGFASSLVVLFLLLYFLLSEIHIFDIKVKNAFKQSVSSIFIEALSTINSQISKYLGIKLFVSFLTGFLVFIGLKLFGQDFPRVWAVLTFVFNFIPSIGSILAVFFIMIAALVQFYPNLNLVFYIFIYNTFVQMLIGNILEPKMQGHRLDLSPFLLLCFLFFWGWLWGIVGLLIAYPFTVIIKVIVDNIACLKPFSVFLSGSKILSVDNNKER from the coding sequence ATGTCTTTAGAGCTAAAACCAACTGATAGATTAAAGTTTGTTAAATTACAGTCTGTGTTTTATGTTGTAGCTTTGATTGTAATGTTAATTGCTATTTTAAAAATAGCACAAACAATATTTAAACCTTTAGCTATTGCAGTGGTTCTTGGGTTTTTGGTATATCCCATTTATACTTTTCTTAAAAAACTAAAGATTCCAAGAGTTTTAATAGTTTTTATAATTTTTTTTGTTCTTTTTTTATTTTCTTATTTGGTTTTTAGTTTTGTTTATTATAGTGTTACTGTCTTAATTGATCAATTACCTTATTATCAGAAGCAGTTAATTTTTATTATGGTAGATATTCTTGAAAAATATAAGTTAGATAGTTCTATTATTAGCAATATAGATTTTTCTAAATATATTTATCCTTTTTTAACTCGGATATCTAATGAGATTATTGGATTTGCAAGCAGTTTGGTTGTGTTATTTTTATTGTTGTATTTTTTACTATCAGAAATACACATTTTTGATATAAAAGTTAAAAATGCTTTTAAACAATCTGTTTCGAGTATATTTATTGAGGCTTTAAGTACAATAAATAGTCAAATTAGTAAGTATCTGGGAATAAAGCTCTTTGTTAGTTTTCTTACAGGGTTTTTAGTGTTTATAGGTTTAAAGTTGTTTGGACAAGATTTTCCTCGTGTATGGGCCGTGCTTACATTTGTTTTTAATTTTATTCCAAGTATAGGTTCAATTTTGGCAGTTTTTTTTATTATGATAGCTGCTTTAGTACAGTTTTATCCTAATTTAAATTTAGTTTTTTATATATTTATATATAATACATTTGTTCAAATGTTGATTGGGAATATTCTTGAGCCTAAGATGCAAGGACATAGACTTGATCTTTCTCCTTTTTTGCTGCTTTGTTTTCTTTTCTTTTGGGGATGGCTTTGGGGCATTGTGGGACTTTTAATAGCCTATCCTTTTACAGTAATTATAAAAGTAATAGTAGATAATATAGCGTGTTTAAAACCTTTTTCTGTGTTTTTAAGTGGTTCAAAGATCTTAAGTGTTGATAATAATAAGGAGCGTTAA
- the trpS gene encoding tryptophan--tRNA ligase: MHRKVMLTGDRPTGSLHLGHYIGSIVNRLKYQEEYETYIIIADLHTLTTKPDLKSINEISVNVREMVLDYLACGINPEKVNIYLQSAIPELLELNLILSMIVMVNRLQRIPSIKDMSAAAELSEVPYGLLGYPVLMSADILMTKANLVPVGRDNEAHVELTRELARKFNYLYGDFFPIPEAVFTDSQTLVGIYGKAKMSKSLGNAIFLSDDEKSLRKKVMSMFTDPKRVRADIPGEVDGNPVFIYHDLFNSNVDELCEFKTRYRKGTIGDVEVKERLFEVLNQFLIPIRERRKFFEAKKGYIDEIIFEGTSKTRKVAVEVIKNAKNLMGISKTWHGVRKNVEKILKNNLST, encoded by the coding sequence TTGCATAGAAAAGTTATGCTTACAGGAGATAGACCTACAGGTTCTCTTCATTTAGGGCATTATATCGGGTCTATTGTTAATAGATTAAAGTATCAGGAGGAATATGAGACTTATATTATTATAGCAGATTTGCATACTCTTACTACAAAACCAGATTTAAAAAGCATTAATGAAATATCTGTTAATGTTAGAGAAATGGTTTTGGATTATTTGGCTTGTGGGATTAATCCTGAAAAAGTTAATATCTATTTGCAATCAGCTATACCTGAGCTTTTAGAATTAAATTTAATATTGTCAATGATTGTGATGGTTAATCGTTTGCAAAGGATTCCTAGTATAAAGGATATGAGTGCTGCTGCTGAACTATCTGAGGTTCCTTATGGACTTTTGGGTTATCCTGTTCTTATGAGTGCGGATATTTTGATGACAAAGGCTAATTTAGTTCCAGTTGGACGTGATAATGAGGCTCATGTTGAACTTACAAGAGAACTTGCTAGGAAATTTAATTATCTTTATGGAGATTTTTTTCCAATTCCTGAAGCTGTCTTTACAGATTCTCAGACTCTTGTGGGAATTTATGGCAAGGCTAAGATGAGTAAAAGTCTTGGTAATGCGATATTTTTAAGTGATGATGAAAAATCATTGCGTAAGAAAGTTATGTCTATGTTTACAGATCCGAAAAGGGTGAGAGCAGATATACCAGGAGAAGTTGATGGTAACCCTGTTTTTATTTATCATGACCTTTTTAATAGTAATGTTGATGAGCTTTGTGAGTTTAAAACTAGGTATAGGAAGGGTACAATTGGAGATGTTGAAGTTAAAGAGAGGCTTTTTGAGGTTTTAAATCAATTTTTAATACCAATTAGAGAGAGAAGAAAATTTTTTGAAGCTAAAAAAGGTTATATTGATGAAATAATATTTGAAGGTACAAGTAAAACTAGAAAAGTTGCAGTAGAAGTTATAAAAAATGCTAAAAATTTAATGGGGATATCAAAGACGTGGCATGGAGTGAGGAAAAATGTAGAGAAAATTTTAAAAAATAATCTAAGTACGTAG
- the argF gene encoding ornithine carbamoyltransferase, protein MYDLRDDLRKRSFLRLLDFTQKDVRYLLDLSHSLKKSKYARFEEQKLKGKNIAIIFEKDSTRTRCAFEVAAYDQGAHVTYLGPSGSQIGKKESIADTARVLGRMYDAIEFRGFSQKAVEDLAKYANVPVYNGLTDVAHPTQVLADFMTIEEHKGCLKNLKMVFCGDGRNNVANSLMEGCAIMGMDFRIFAPRELFPDPELVSKTRLIAAESGGNITISSSLEESVKDADIVYTDVWVSMGETNWNERIKLLKPYQVNSKLMKLAKEDAIFMHCLPAFHDLNTVLGNEIFDKYGLEGIEVTHDVFESSQSVVFDEAENRLHTIKAVMVGTLG, encoded by the coding sequence ATGTATGATTTACGAGATGATTTACGAAAGAGAAGTTTTTTAAGGCTTTTAGATTTTACTCAAAAAGATGTGAGATATTTACTTGATTTGTCTCATAGTTTGAAAAAATCTAAGTATGCAAGATTTGAAGAACAAAAACTGAAAGGAAAAAATATAGCTATAATTTTTGAGAAGGACTCGACAAGAACAAGATGTGCGTTTGAGGTTGCTGCTTATGATCAAGGAGCCCATGTTACTTATTTGGGGCCATCCGGTAGTCAGATAGGTAAAAAGGAGTCGATAGCTGATACCGCAAGGGTATTAGGAAGAATGTATGATGCTATTGAATTTAGAGGGTTTTCTCAAAAAGCAGTTGAGGATTTAGCTAAGTATGCTAATGTTCCGGTTTATAATGGGTTAACAGATGTTGCCCATCCAACACAAGTACTTGCTGACTTTATGACTATTGAAGAACATAAGGGATGTTTGAAAAATTTGAAGATGGTCTTTTGTGGCGATGGTAGAAATAATGTTGCTAATTCTTTAATGGAAGGGTGTGCTATTATGGGAATGGATTTTAGAATATTTGCGCCAAGAGAACTTTTCCCAGATCCAGAATTGGTAAGCAAGACAAGATTGATAGCTGCTGAGAGTGGCGGTAATATTACTATTTCTAGTTCTCTTGAGGAATCAGTGAAGGATGCAGATATTGTTTATACTGATGTTTGGGTGTCTATGGGTGAGACTAATTGGAATGAAAGAATTAAACTGTTAAAACCATATCAAGTTAATAGTAAGCTTATGAAATTGGCAAAAGAAGATGCTATATTTATGCATTGTTTACCAGCTTTTCATGATTTGAATACGGTGCTTGGTAATGAAATATTTGATAAATATGGGCTTGAAGGTATTGAGGTTACACATGATGTCTTTGAAAGTAGTCAGTCTGTTGTGTTTGATGAGGCTGAGAATAGGTTGCATACTATTAAGGCTGTAATGGTTGGAACTTTGGGATAA
- a CDS encoding UTP--glucose-1-phosphate uridylyltransferase yields the protein MYEVIDENFSKKMLDMLNMHKLKTLSISVKNFPDESHGSILSLANNSVKFKFKKELVEHNLKKYIDDFTKFSVSSESNFYVFTGDDLERLGLFLYPYLSFGILNGGSATSYFDILKNNDFNEELYSLYEDKILEARSFFGHLPKGITPAYVNRDGSYGFSFLALKIRHLLMLSKRYCEIYGKSVKPSIFQMTSFKTYKPISKFLDNIFDDNLIKDLNSCGFQRADILTAIQPLVYCYNKLDDGQYEYFSYCSNGKRTFLALPAGHGQNFKVLRDIYLKLYNSGKKFVYIGNVDNIGFTVNLQTLAIMAITNSSSGFEFSIKTPLDTKGGVLVLDDDNNLTCVDIGSVISKEAVLKAECRGDRILFNCATGLFNLEYLIENMDKIISDMPMRIIEQDKEIGRYTAIEQITWEVIRILDNPLIFEVNREDRFLPAKLFVNTLIMSNYMNDKISGTISDIARYLNYALNNALKNKYDLVFRQGKWDV from the coding sequence ATGTATGAAGTAATCGATGAAAATTTTTCTAAAAAAATGCTTGATATGCTTAATATGCATAAACTTAAAACTTTAAGCATATCTGTTAAGAATTTTCCTGATGAGAGTCATGGCAGTATTTTAAGTCTTGCTAATAATTCTGTTAAATTCAAGTTTAAAAAGGAACTTGTTGAACATAATTTGAAAAAATATATTGATGATTTTACAAAGTTTTCGGTTTCATCAGAAAGTAATTTTTATGTTTTTACTGGTGATGATTTGGAGAGACTAGGGTTATTTCTTTATCCTTATCTCTCGTTTGGTATTTTAAATGGGGGTTCTGCGACTAGTTATTTTGATATACTGAAAAATAACGATTTTAATGAGGAATTGTATTCTTTATATGAAGATAAAATACTTGAAGCCAGGAGTTTTTTTGGGCATTTGCCAAAGGGAATAACACCTGCATATGTTAATAGGGATGGTAGTTATGGATTTTCATTTTTAGCATTAAAAATACGACATCTTTTAATGCTTTCTAAGAGATATTGTGAGATTTATGGTAAGAGTGTTAAGCCTTCGATTTTTCAGATGACAAGTTTTAAGACTTATAAACCGATTTCTAAATTTTTAGATAATATTTTTGATGATAATTTGATTAAAGATTTGAATTCTTGTGGTTTTCAAAGGGCAGATATTTTGACAGCGATTCAGCCTTTGGTTTATTGTTATAATAAATTAGATGATGGTCAATATGAATATTTTAGCTATTGTAGTAATGGCAAGAGAACTTTTTTGGCTTTACCCGCTGGTCATGGTCAAAATTTTAAAGTTTTAAGAGATATTTATTTAAAACTTTATAATTCTGGAAAAAAATTTGTGTACATTGGTAATGTTGATAATATTGGTTTTACTGTTAATTTACAGACTCTTGCCATAATGGCTATAACTAATAGTTCTTCTGGCTTTGAATTTAGTATTAAAACCCCACTAGATACAAAGGGTGGGGTTTTAGTCTTGGATGATGATAATAATTTAACATGTGTTGATATTGGTAGTGTTATTTCTAAAGAAGCTGTACTTAAAGCTGAATGTAGAGGTGATAGGATTTTGTTTAATTGTGCTACAGGTCTTTTTAATTTAGAATATTTGATAGAAAATATGGATAAAATAATATCAGATATGCCTATGAGAATTATTGAACAGGATAAAGAGATTGGTAGATATACTGCAATTGAGCAAATAACTTGGGAAGTTATAAGAATATTAGATAATCCATTAATTTTTGAGGTCAATAGAGAAGATAGGTTTCTTCCTGCAAAATTATTTGTTAATACGCTTATTATGAGTAATTACATGAATGATAAAATTTCGGGTACTATTTCTGATATTGCTAGATATTTAAATTATGCTCTTAATAATGCATTGAAGAATAAATATGATTTGGTATTTAGGCAAGGTAAGTGGGATGTTTAG